The Leishmania panamensis strain MHOM/PA/94/PSC-1 chromosome 23 sequence DNA window CAGATCTtcggcggcgttggcgtgCGGCGCATAGATtgagcgaaggaggagggcagcaggaCTGTTGGGGTGCTGAGGCTTTTCTTCCGTTAGTATTACCTTGAGCGCCATCACGCGAGTCGTGACCTTCTGCGGcacttctttctctttctacACTGACCACATCCGCCCTCTCTTGTTGCACCGCCGTGCACTGTGTGCTGGCGGAGAGTCGTATTGCTTTAGCTTCCCTTTCTGTTGTTTCTCCGTTAGTTTCTCTGACTCTGCCTGTTGGCCTGTACACGACTGacgggtggcggtgctgatgTGCCGTCGTCACTCCGTCGTCCATCGCTGGCGCACGTGTGCCCGGAAGCGGCAGCCTTTTGAACTTCAACGTTGTGGCGCGTGcgctttctctgtgtgtcttgtCGTGGGCGACGTGGATGCGCCTGGGCGCTGGTTTGCTGTGTTCCCTAAGACGCAAGAGGTGTGGAAAAGAAAGCCGAAGCCGCAGACAAGTGGTGCGAATTAACGCCCTGCAAGGGGCCCACCAAGTACGACCGTGCGGCCAGCCGAGTTGAGGCCCAGTTGAAGGAAATGGAGAAAGCACCGCTGAATGCTTGACATCTGCATGTGTCTTCTTATCCTCATCACGCTACGTTCTATGACGCATGGTGCTCTGTAgggggcgcacacacagggagTCATGGAGGTATATGAATCACTACTGTGGCATACGGCGCCTATGCACGTGAAGGAGGGTGCCACGACGCAGAGGTACTCACTTTGGTGGATGTACGAGCAGCTGTCATGGAATGAGAGTCTGTGGAGCAGAGCGCCAAacgaggtgtgtgtgtgtgtgtttcccgcactccaccttctctgctgcttcccctcccctctatGATAgttgtttctctctcgtgtacccaacgctgctgctgtgctgcgtggTGGATACGTTGGCCCTCTTGCCTGCACACATGCTTCTACGCTCGCACACGTGCCTGCATGCGTTCTCGCTACCCCTTCAcactctctcttgctgttcTGTCACCATcgtcgcctctttctcccgacagtgtctgtgtgtctgtgcgagTGTTTGTGCGCACGATTCACTGGGTGGGCGTAGCCGCTTTGCTTCTGCCGGCACACCCTCACCACCTTCTCTTGACTGCGCGTCTCGTAAAGAGGCCTTCACCGTCGTGCCGCGtgccctttctttctttgctttcctcccccttctctctctctgtgtgtgtgttggctgCCTCAGTCGATTCCCGCAGTGTAATcgaagcagcgcgagggACAATGCTGCGCATCACAGCGGCTCGCTTCGCGCAGCTCTTCAGGctgacgcagcgcacgctgcaGTCGGGAGCTTTCACGGCGTGCCCGTACCGTCACAGCAAGGAGGGATCTGCCACGGTCATGGCGCAAGGTGCGGTAGAGCAGTGCCCCGTCGTCGGCACAGCACCGCACATGAGTTGCCCCGTAGAGGTGGGGCTGTGCGACCATCGGCCACCAACCATGTCGAGGATGGTGTCGCAGATGGGAAAGTCGCAGCTCTCCGCCTATGTGGCCGCCACGGCGTTGGTGGGGTACGTTATTGCCGGCGGCGCTAGCCCCTTcattgctgccgccgttACTGCCGGCACGATGCTGCAGTCCTGCTCCGCCAACACGGCGAACCAGATCGTCGAGGCGCCGTATGATAAGTTGATGAAGCGCACCTGCCGTCGCCCTCTGCCGATGAAGTTCCTCTCACCCCAGGTAGCCATGGCCATCTCCGGCGTGGAGCTGGCCGTAGGCACTGGGCTGTTGTACTGTGTCAGcccgctggcagcggcattGGGCGTCTTCAACTGGTTGTTGTACGTCTGCATTTACACTCCGCTTAAGCGCGTCTCTGCCCTCAACACATGGTTTGGCTCTATCGTAGGaggcgtgccgccgctgatggGCGGCATTGCTGTCGCGGGCTCCATCACGCCGCcggtgtggctgctggcgACGTTCTTGTTTGTGTGGCAAATTCCGCACTTTAACGGGCTCGCTTTCCACTGTCGGCGCGACTACGAGGCGGCCGGCTACAAGATGCTTGCCTTCTACAATCCGTGGCGCGCCTCCTTCTacgctgtcgctctctccgTGTTAATGGCCTTCCTCACTCTCGTCTGCCCGATGCTCGCCGgcatggaggtggagggtgTGTGGTACTACTCGGTGATGGCCACCGCCAACGTGCTCATGATCTACAAgtcgcttctctttcacaACGAGCCggtgcgccactgccgcggctgctttgTCTTCTCGTACGTGTACCTCAGCGTGGTGCTCGCGGCGATCATGCTAAACCACATTCAGCCGATGCACCTTGCGCGGCGCGTTATTGGCTACGCCGCCGCGGATACGACGGAGGTGTCCGCAACGTCGTCGGCATTGATACCCACCGCAGAGGTGTAGTTCGTGTTCGCACAAAAAAAGCGCACAGGCCGAGTCGCGCCTCACGCACCCTCACAAGGGCCTCTTGTAGCTAAACACGCCCGCACacgcctcccctccacccttcCACTGACACCCATGCTGACAACCGCACGGGCGGGGACGAGCGCCGGCTGTGACGCTGCACTGGTCCAGCCTGCGCAGATTTCTAGGAAATCATGCGCAGGACGCACAGAAGAAAGCTCTTCAGCATGCATGCCAAGGTAAAAGGCGCAGTGCTTTTCTCCACCGACGTGCTGTCTCGCATGTCGACACCGTCGCCttcacctctcccttccttctACATTCATCGTATTGAATTCCTGAGAGCGCGTTGGCGGGCACTGCAGTCGACTGGGTGCGTTAATGGTGACGTCTTCCTATCGCGTCTTCACAAGAACTAAGGTGAAGAGGTGTGGATGGTGGCGTGATAGCAGGTGGAACAGGGGGCAGGCCGCGTTGTGTTTGCTCGGCAGTCCGACATGCCTCCGCCCCTCTCCGGAATCAATCACACAGGCGGACAGGCGTGGAGAGTTGCGtgtctcttctcccttccttaACGTACCGTAGTAGAGTCACCCATAAAAAGTGTTTAGCTTACCGTTCTTACGCTTATTTGATCTTCATTTTGTcctttgtttgtgtgtcACGTCGTGCTCTCTCTATTTCTCGCCTGCACTGATTGAtatgggaggagggaagacggGGAACGGATGGGCTAAAGGTCCCGCTCCGTCCCGCGCGCTCCCTTGGCAGCTCTCATATTCTTCAGGACGAGGCCACAGCTGACACCGCCACAGTTTTGTCTTCTCagttttgttttgtttcctcttcgctgctccACTCTGCGTACAAaggacacacacattcaCTCACACGTACTCTGACGGCTCTCTCTGGCTAGggtgcgtgcgcatgtgctgCCGTTGGTATTGGGGGCAGTTTGCACGTGCCTGGCGGCTGTGCGCCGTGTGCGCAGCGGTCCGGTAGCGGAGGTCTGTTTTTACTTTGTCTCGCTCCTTCCCTATCCTTGCAGTGCCTGGCTTGGCCAGGCCTACCCCCCAAAAAAGGCtagcgcgcgtgtgcgtcgctCTCGTCGCGTCCTCGGCTGAGTGTGTTTATCGGCGCGGGTAACTTCGCTGGTTGCATCGACGTGCCGTCGTCTTTTGCTGTGCACCCCGCTGGTCTCGTAGCGAGGCTGACAGAACAGGACAGCAATAGAGGGTGCGTCGACAAGAGTCGCGATGTGGAAGTTTCCCACGACGACACATACCGCCCGAGGTTTCAAGGtagtcgctctctctctctctcctctccctctaaGAATGCGTGTGAATGACACGCCTCTGGTATGCTGCAGCCGGAGGGATGGGGAAGGCACAAGTCggtctctcttccctcgccACTCCCTTTCTTGCTTACTCTGCGACGAAGTGGGATGAAGAGAAGACGCAGAAGAGCGCAACTCGTGGCCTCAAAAGTAGATCTCATCTACGCTGCATTTTCGA harbors:
- a CDS encoding protoheme IX farnesyltransferase, putative (TriTrypDB/GeneDB-style sysID: LpmP.23.1800), with translation MLRITAARFAQLFRLTQRTLQSGAFTACPYRHSKEGSATVMAQGAVEQCPVVGTAPHMSCPVEVGLCDHRPPTMSRMVSQMGKSQLSAYVAATALVGYVIAGGASPFIAAAVTAGTMLQSCSANTANQIVEAPYDKLMKRTCRRPLPMKFLSPQVAMAISGVELAVGTGLLYCVSPLAAALGVFNWLLYVCIYTPLKRVSALNTWFGSIVGGVPPLMGGIAVAGSITPPVWLLATFLFVWQIPHFNGLAFHCRRDYEAAGYKMLAFYNPWRASFYAVALSVLMAFLTLVCPMLAGMEVEGVWYYSVMATANVLMIYKSLLFHNEPVRHCRGCFVFSYVYLSVVLAAIMLNHIQPMHLARRVIGYAAADTTEVSATSSALIPTAEV